The genome window atgcctCCCCTCTGGTCTTCTACCCAACCTGGTCACTGCTCCCCACGCAGTGGACACCGGCGTCTGAGGAGTTGCTTCACAGGGGGAGCCAAGGTTGTCCTGTGCCCGCTTCTCACCCTGACCCCAGCCCGCGTGGGGGAACGGCACGCTTGGGCTCCGGCCTGTTCGCGTGGCCCCAGCCACTCCGGGCCACTGGGGACAAGGTGTGGGCGCCAGGCTGGGAAGGGCGGGCCCTGGACGCGGCGCCtccgggagccccgcccccagggccggCCCCGCCTCGGCCCCGCGGCCCTGGGGCAGACTTGGTTGGAACTGCGGCTCGGCCGGCAGGTGAAGCGGCTGCCGCGCTGCCCGCCAGGTGTCCGGCGGCCTCAGGTGCTCAGACCCGAGGGCGGGGGAAGCGGTGGGGCTTCGCAGGGACCCGAGGCGAGGGTCGGCTGCCCTGGGACTGTGGGGACCGCAGCCCAGACCTGAAGCCAGCTCCACAGGGATCTCTGAGGGGCCCCACCTCTGCCTCGATGGGGCTCCTCCCGTCGCCGccgttgctgctgctgctgctgctgctgccgccgccgcccgcggtGCCTGAGGCCGGCGGGGACCGGAGGTGCCTGCGCTCCCCATACGAGGCTTCCCGCGACTTTGACGTGGAGTACAAGCTGCCCAGCTTCTCAGCAGGCGGCCCGGTGCAGGCCATGGCGACCTTCGAAGGCGGCGCGGATGGGAGTGCGGTGTTCGTGGCCACACGCAATCGCCTACAGGTGCTCGGGCCTGACCTACAATCTGTCGGGAGCCTGGCCACGGGCCCTGCCGGGGACCCTGGCTGCCAGACGTGTTCAGCCTGTGACCCGGGGTCCCAGGACCCACCGGGTGACACCGATATGCAGGTGTTGGTACTGGAGCCGGGGCTGCCCGCGCTGGTCAGCTGCGGCTCGAGCCTGCAGGGCCGCTGCTTCCTGcatgagctggagctgggcggggcaGTGCCGCACCTGGCAGCGCCTGCCTGTCTCTTCTCAGCCCACCACAACCAGCCCGAGGACTGCCCAGATTGTGTGGCCAGCCCACTGGGCACCCGCGTGGTCGTGGtcgagcagggccaggcctcctACTTTTACGTGGCGTCCTCCCTGgacccagctgtggctgccaGCTTTAGCCCCCGCTCGGTGTCCATCCGGCGCCTCAAGGCCGATGCCTCGGGATTCGAACCTGGTTTTCCGGCTCTGTCGGTGCTGCCCAAGCACCTCGCCTCTTACCGGATCGAATACGTGCACAGCTTCCGCGCGGGAGCCTTCGTCTACTTGCTGACCGTGCAGCCGACCAGCGTGGCGGACGCGCCGGGCGCCCTGCACACGCGTCTGGCGAGGCTCAACGCCGCCGAGCCCGAGCTGGGCGACTATCGCGAGCTGGTCCTCGACTGCCGCTTCGCACCTAAACGCCGGCGTCGCGGGGCCGCAGAGGGCGGGCAGCCCTTCCCGGTGCTGCGGGCCGCCCACTCGGCTCCCGTGGGCGCCCAGCTGGCCACTGAGCTGAGCGTCCCCGAGGGCCAGGAAGTGCTCTTCGGCGTCTTCTCCACCGGCAAGGACGGCAGCCCTGGCTCGGGCCTGGCCTCAGTGGTCTGTGCCTTCCCCATCGACCTGATGGACAAGCTGATCGACGAAGGTGTGGAACGCTGCTGTGACTCTGCAGACCACCTAGCCCTGCGCCGGGGCCTCGACTTCTTCCAGGCGCCCAGTTTGTGCCCCAACCCGGTGAGCAGAGAGCAGGGGCCCTCCCTgagctgtgtgtgcacagctgAGCACAGGACAGGGTGTTTTCCTTGCATCACCGAGGGGTCtggcaggggaggcaggcagagagatgcATTCCCTTCCACCCAGCTCCCCTGTGCTGGGGGTGGTCTAAGAAAGGGGCTCATCCCCAGCCCGGCTGGCCCCCGTTGCTACCTTGCTTTGTTCTGTCATTCTCCCGCACATCATAGCCTCTGATTTTCTTAAGTACTTCCCCCGCTCACGTAAGGGTGGTCTCACTTTGCCAGCCCAGCTCCCAAACTCTGGGTAAAATGGTGATGGGCAACCCCTCCTTGCCCACTCCTTGATACGCTCAGGGCCACACCCCGGAAGAAGAGCCCTGCGCACAGACCCAAATCCAGACATGCAGAAGACGCTGGCAGACTCACAGCTGCTTGCCAACAGTTTCGCTTTCCCTCTGGGAGCACTTGCTTTGCTCTGCTTTCCAAAGGGGGTGGAACTGGCGCTGTCAGAgaaacatccccccccccccagcctctctctgccAGGTTCCAGGGAGTCTCCTAGTCTTTAAagtctgggggctgggcaggagcctgCATGGGCTGGGCTTTGCTAGCTTGTTATCCAAAGGTGAtgggagggggccctggggggGAGGCAGCTTGGCTGGGGAAGGTTCTGGAAGCCTCACCCCAGTCTTGTGCAAGCAGCTATAAACATCTGGGAATGAGTAAGGGCCTAGGACGGGCTGGTTGGGGTTGGGCCACCACAGACTGTCTTCTGCCGTAGTGGAGGTCCCACAGTCTGTGCAGAACTGGGCACTCCTCACATCAGACCCTGCCCGGGTCTCTCCAGCCATGGTGTCAGCCAGCTGCAGCAGAAACAAACAGGGCATGCCTTAAAATGCTACCCTGAGGACAAAACCAAAATCGATTCCTTGAAGCTATCAAAGCAGTCTTAACTGGGATCTGAGATTAGACCCAGGAAACAGGCTTACCAGGGCATTGCCGAGTCTTCCATTAGGCTGTCCCACAGCCATGGCTCTCAGAATCTCTGGTCACCTGCACCCTGCCCTGACTTCTCTGCTGACTCCTTCCCAGCTCCTCTTAGAAGATTCCAGAGCTGGAATGGGCGGTGGGAGGGCTTCAGCCTCCTTCCCTCAGTGTGGGTtgggagggcctgaggctggagACTGTTCTCtgggcctgggcagccctggagAGAAAGAACCTTTCCCCAAATTGGCTAGCGATCAGTGGGTCAGAAAACACCCAGCACACTGGCCAGTGCCAGGCTCCAGAAGGACCAAGCTCAGGCCCTGCCCAGAGGCCGCCAGTCCCTGAGGATGTGTGTGAACCAGACTGTGCAATGTTTGTCTGGGTTCTGGGCATGCAGACACTGGAGCAGTACCCACCGTGTGCTCAGAGCGGTTGGCCTCAGGAAGCCTGGGGGGCTCGGGGCTACACGTAGGGTCCCTGAGTTCATGTAGGGGGCAGGTCCTCCATGGGACATTGGACACCTACATGTTTTCAGGAGTCAGGGGCCCCTGGGAAGCCTGGGAACACAGAGCTAAGATCCTGGAGCGTAGAGGCGAGAGGCAGGGGTGTGGCCCTGGCTGCGTGAGGGCCTCTTTCAACTCCAGAGCCCCACCTGGCCCTGAGTCACGCTGAAAACACCTGGCAGGCTCCCGGCCACTTTCCTGACTCAACCGAGGACAAAGTCCCGGTGCCTACACACCCAGGCTCAGACCCAGGGTGCTGGGATTTCCAGACGTAGCTCTGCACACCTATTCTTGTCACCAGGGCTCCTGAGATCTCAGGAGTGGGGAAAGCCTGTGTGGCCTGCTGGAGTCTCTCACCTTGAGGGTTGCCCTCAGGGCAGGCAAGGGAGAGTcctgagcacccaggacttggCACTACCTGGTACTCAGCTCCAGCACTTCAAATTCATACCCTGGCTTCCTGTTTCTCTAGAATCTTCCACACACCTGTCCTGAGGGATGAGTGAAGCCCATCCCTAAGGGTAAGGGACAGGTTAGTGTCTCCCAGCCTCTGGGGCCTGGCACTCATGCTGGAGAGCCTTGGTTTATCCCTTTTATACCAGCACAGGTATATGGTCTCAGAAGGACCATATTACCAATTTTGTGCTGGCCAGTTAAGCTCCAAGTTCAGCCCCATATGCTAGTGGGGAAAGTGAAGTTCAGGGGAGAACGTAGGGATGTGGAcatggagaggcagagcagagccagcagggggcaggagagGACTCTGATTAAGATCGCAGACTTcacctggctcctctcccaaGAGGCTGAGGTCTTAGTCCAGAGACCAAACCTCTCTGGGCctgctttctcatctgtgaaatgcatTGATGCCAACGCCTGCTCTGTGGGGGGCCTGTGAGGTGGAATGGGGCTGGGTCTGTAAGTGGAcatggcagggcagggctgtgaggAAAGGTGAGCTGGCTTCCAGCCTAGGCCTCCTTCCCTGTCCCCGCTACCTCTTAGAGCCGTGTGGTGGAGGTAGGGGACAGGTAACTAGTGGGCCCAGGGCTTTCTCCAGTTAGGCCATTGAGTGCAGGTGTTGTGGGCGGCTGCGGGCACTGACAAAGGCCCTAAGGGGTCAGGACACAGAGCtgatcgctggttcattccctagccTGACCCTCCCCAGCCTGTCCCggaagcccccagccccaacATTAGCTGCCGCCATTTCCCTCTGCTGGTCAGCAGCACCTTCCAACGTGTGGACCTGTTCAATGGACTGCTGGGCCCAGTGCAGGTCACCGCACTGCATGTCACACGCCATGGCAACGTCACCGTGGCCCACATGGGCACAACTGATGGGCGTATCCTGCAGGTAGgttcctcagcccccagcccccagcccagggccctgtcCCCATCCGCCTTTGGCTCATAGCTCACCTGTCTCAGGTGGAGCTGGCCAGGTCACTCAACTACTTGCTGTATGTGTCCAACTTCTCACTGGGCAGCAGTGGGCAGCCCATTCAGCGGGATGTCAGTCGCCTAGGGGACTACCTACTCTTCGCCTCTGGGGACCAGGTAAGCAGGGCAGGCGCAGGCTGGGGACAAGGCTTGTAGGAACTTAAGCTCTTAGACAATCCAGGGAGGCACTGACAGATCTCACGACGGGACCAGGAGGGACTCTGGGGTCAAGTTCCCCCACCTACCAGCGAGGCTTGAGCCTCCTATCTGCTACCCCAAGGTCTTCCAGGTACCTATCCGGGGCCCTGGCTGCCGCCACTTCCTCACCTGTGGACGCTGCCTGCGGGCACAACGTTTTATGGGCTGTGGCTGGTGTGGGAACGTGTGTGGCCGGCAGGAAgagtgtcctggctcctggcaacagGACCACTGCCCACCTGAGCTCACTGAGGTACAGCTTccctggcagggcccaggtgaGGGTGGGACATGCGGGGCCTAGGGTGGGAGTCAACAAGTCTTGACCGTGATCTAAGGCCCAAGTGTCCTCCCTATCTGTAAGGAGGGTGTTCCTGGCAGAGGGGGTGGCACAGGCGAAGACTCTGAGACCAGAAAGGGCTCGAACAAGGACCGGCAAGGAACCCAGAATGGCCGGAGTGTGGGCCAGGCAGTGTGGGGGGATAGCAGATGGCATTGAGAGAGCCCAGCCCCCACAAGGACTCAGCCTGTCTTCCCTCCACTTAAGTTCTACCCCCACAGTGGACCCCTACGGGGCAGCACGAGGCTGACCCTGTGTGGCTCTAACTTCTACCTGCACCCGTCCGGTCTGGCACCTGAGGGAACCTACCAGGTCACTGTGGGCCACAGTCCCTGCCAGCTGCTGCCCAAGGACACCTCACACCTCAGGTACAGCGCACGCCCCGCCTTCCCTGTCCCTGATGGAGGCAGCCAAGGAGCCTGTTGGCTGTGAGACCCTGTCCTTGGCTTAGCTGCGTGGCTCTGGTTGTTTGTGTCCCTTTCTGAGCCCACACATGCCTTACTTGTCTGTTTAGTCATGGACCAGGCCAGGTTAGCCCCTGTCCCACCAGCACCTGCCCTGGAGGAAGACATGGGTGGGGAGACATCTTCGACAGGGTCAGAGGAGCCCTGTGACTGGTGGCAGACCTGGGGCCAGGCCTGCGTGAGTCCTGGCTGACCTCCCGGGGTTCCCCTGATGCCCCAGCCGAGTGCCCCGCAAGGACCTGGCAGAGGAGCTTGAGTGTGAGCTGGAGCCCTTGGGTTCCCAAGCAGTGGGGACTACCAACGTCAGCCTTACCATGACCAACATGCCGCCCGGCAAGCACTTCCGGATAAATGGCACCTCTGTGCTGGGAGGCTTCTCTTTCACGGTGAGGCCCCCTGCCCCGTCCATGCACTTGTGTGGTGGGTGGTAAGGAAAGGGCAGGGCTTGGAGGGGAGGGGCCGCTCCAGCTAAACCATCTCTCTGTCCTCTTAGGAGCCGGTGCTGACAGCAGTGCAACCCCTGTTTGGCCCTCGGGCGGGGGGCACCTGTCTCACCCTTGAGGGCCGGGGCCTGTCTGTAGGCTCCAGCCGGGCTGTGCTGCTCAATGGAACCGAGTGCCTGTTGGAACGGTGCGTGCCAGCAGGCAATAGGGTGGGGAGCTTCACGGGTGGGGACCTGAGTCCTGTCAGGGTAGAGGGAAGAGGGCCGGGTCACAAGGTCAGCATGGGGAGCAGTTTCTGGGAGAACTATCTGCTATCCTCTCCAGCCCAGAGGCAAGAGAATCCACTGGCTTTGGCCAAGGCCCTGGGGTACCTGTTCCCTACCTGCCCTCCTAGAGGTCTTCCTGGGACTGCCCCCTCTTCAGATGGAATCACAGAAgccaggggtgggggggacagtgcTAGCAGGAGGTTGGGGAGGGATAAGCAGGCCCCCAGAGGAGGTGGCCTGGCCGTCACAAGGGCAGGGGTTGCCCCTGAGCCCAATCCCGTCATTCCTGCAGGGTCAGTGAGGGGCAGCTTGTATGCGCCACACCCCCTggggctgccacggccagcgtccCCCTTCGCCTGCAGGTGGGGGGTGCCGAGGTTCCCGGCTCCTGGACCTTCCACTACCGGGAAGACCCTGTTGTGCTGGGCATCAGCCCCAACTGTGGCTACACGTGAGTGCTACCTCCTCACCCCCTCTGGCTTCCGGGGAATGAGGAAGCTGGCCTTGGAGAGCACCCAAAACCGAGCACCCTGCCTTCTCCACAGTGGCTCCCGTGTTACCATCCATGGCCAGCATCTGACTTCGGCACAGTACCTCGTGCTGTCATTCAATGATGGGCACAGGGCAGTGGAGAACAAGGTGAGCAGGCGCtggccaggagggaggctgcACCAGTCTCCTGAGCTCCAGCCCACTCCATGCTGAGCCCAGGAGACTGGGGGAGCCACGGGTGGGAGGCCTGGCTAACTCTCATGTGGGTCCCAGCAGTGTGAGGGGCGGCTTCCGGAGCAGCGTCAGTGCCACCTGCCTGAATATGTGGTCCGAGGTCCCCAGGGGTGGGTGACGGGGAGTCTGAGTGCCCGGggagatggagctgctggcttcaCTCTGCCCGGCTTTCGCTTCCTGCCACCGCCCCATCTGCCCAGCGCCGACCTAGCCCCACTGAAACCAGAGGAGCGTGCCATTAAGTTCGAGGTAGGTGTGGGgccgggggcagggagagagggggatcCAGAGGTAGGGGCCGGGCCACCGGCTGCTCCTCATGACCATCTCTGCAGTATATTGGGCTGGGCGCTGTGGCTGACTGTGTGGACGTGAACGTGACCGTGGGAGGCGAAAGCTGCCAGCATGAGCTCCGAGGGGACGTGGttgtctgccctctgccctcctccctgcagCTTGACAAGGATGGCGCCCCATTGCAGGTAGGCAGCCCAGCCGGCCCTCTGCGGGAAACGGGGCCCAGGGCCTGCGGGCCAGGCCTGAGCTCGCACCTGCCTTTAGGTCTGCGTGGATGGTGCATGTCACGGCCTGGGCAGAGTGGTGCGGCCAGGCCCACAGGGAATCCCACAGAGCACGCTCCTTGGTGTCCTGCTGGCCTTGCTTGTGCTTGTGGCCGCCCTGGCCACCGCACTTATCTTTAACTATCGGTGGAAGAAGAAGCAGCAAGGTGAGCTTCCCACTCCCACCGTGGCTCCGCCTCTACCCCAAACAGTGGCATCTCCAAGACCCTGGGTTCTCCCTCACCTCCTCGGTGGGCCCGTTAGGAACTTGGAAAGGTCGGCTACCAGGGGCTGTCTTTCCACAGTCCTTTCTCCCAATCTGGATGACCTGGCATCCCTGGACCAGACTCCTGGAGCCGTGGCCCTGCCTCTTCTCCGCTCGGGTTCTGACTACAGAAGTGGTGCTGGTGAGATGATGGGGGCTCTGGAAGCTAGGGCCACCCCTTCTCCCCACAAgcctctcattctgtctccccACAGCAGCCCCTGCCGGCAATGAGTCCTTCTCAGACAGCGGGGATGGGACCTGTGTCCCGCTGCTGCAGACAGAGTCCATTCTGCTCAGAGACCTGGACCCTGCACTCCTGGCCGAGGTCAAGGATGTACTGATTCCCTACAAGCAGGTGGTCACCCACAGTGACCAAGTCATTGGCAAAGGTATGGGGGCCTagcagggctggggcccaggtggAGTCCAGAGGTGATAGGGCTCATAGGACAATCTGGCAAGATTCTCCTGCAGCCTTTCCTCACCTGTGTGGAATATTGGGACAGCACTGACCCTGAACGCCCCCATGTGCTCGCCTGGGAAATAGGGATTAGGAGTGTTCTACCTTCAGGGGGTTCTGGTACAGATTAAGTAGGATTGGAGGGCTGTAGGCTTTGCCATCACGAAGCTGCTgctcattgttttttgtttgtttgttcgttttgctttgtttttaagatttatttatggggccggcactgtggcatagctggttaaaccaatgtctgcagtgctggcatcccatatgggcaccagtttgagtccagactgctccacttctgatccagctccctgttaatatgctagggaaagcagcagaagatggcctaggtgcttgggcccctgcgcccatatgggagacccggatgaagctcctggctcctggctttggcctggcccagccttggccactgtggctatttagagagtgaaccagaggatggaagatttgctgtctccttctgtttctccctctctaactctttcaaataataaatgatacataataataaatgtttcaaaaataaatacttttaaagatttattcatttattatttgaaagtcagagagggaggaacagagagagagatcttccacctgatggttcactactcagaaggccacaacggccagcaatgagccaggcagaagccaggagccaggagtttcttccaggtctcccacatggatggcaggctcccaaacacttgggccatcttctgctgcttttcccaggccattagcaaggaggtggattagaagtggagcaaccaggacacaaactggtgcctatgtgggatgccggcactgcaggtggcgactttacccatgttgccacaacaccggcccctactgCTTGTTTTTAAGGTGAGATAGGCCCTTCTGGTGTCTGAGGTCTGGCTGCCAATGAGAGGGTGTggtctgagccacagcactggggaGCTTCTGTCACCATCTCCTTCTCCCAGGTCACTTTGGAGTTGTCTACCACGGAGAATACACAGACAAGGCTCAGAACCGAATCCACTGTGCCATCAAGTCACTGAGTCGTAGGTGGGACggaggctgggagggcagggggaggagccccaggccgGGAAGGTCCTCCTTCCTGCCGTGCCCCCACCTGGTTGAGAGAACCTGAGCAGCagcctttctcctctccccacctGACCCCTGTAAAGAGGTAGGGTACAAACAGCCTCAGTGCCCTGGGCTGAGGGCCTGACTCAGGCTGCTCCACAGGCATCGCCGACGCACAGGAGGTGGAGGCCTTCCTGCGAGAGGGGCTGCTCATGCGCGGCTTGCACCACCCCAACGTGCTGGCCCTCATCGGCATCGTGCTGCCCCCCGAGGGGCTGCCCCAGGTGCTGCTGCCCTACATGCACCACGGAGACCTGCTCCAGTTCATCCGCTCACCTCAGCGGGTCAGTGCCCAGCTGGCCCTGGGTGGGTGGCGAGGGGGGGCTtgggaagcagctgaagatggagcTGCTCCACCTTGGCTCACCAACCTCTTCTGTCCCCCAGAACCCCACTGTGAAGGACCTCATCAGCTTCGGCCTGCAGGTAGCCCGTGGCATGGAGTACCTGGCAGACCAGAAGTTTGTGCACAGGGACCTGGCTGCTCGGAACTGCATGTAAGGGGCTGGAGTCCCCGGGGTCAAGCAAGGTGGCCTATGAGGGTGTGCAGTGGTCCAGGGCTGCCTCAGGGAAGGACCACTCCAGCCTTTGCCGCATGTCCCCTCCTCTCTGGGCCCCAGGTTTTCCATCTGCCTAGTGCAGGCTAAGATTGGACGCCATGGCTCTGAAATTCTGTAAGGATCTGGAACAGGTGGCATCAGGGTCTGGTGGAGGCCAATCCTAAGTGTGactgccccctcccaggctggACGAGTCATTCACAGTCAAGGTGGCTGACTTCGGTCTAGCCCGTGATGTCCTGGACAAGGAGTACTACAGTGTTCAGCAGCACCGCCATGCTCGCCTGCCGGTCAAGTGGATGGCACTGGAGAGCCTGCAGACCTACAGATTCACCACCAAGTCTGATGTGGTGAGGCCTCACCTGCCCTGGAGCCCACATGACCTCAGTGCCCTGGAGCACCCCGCCTTGCCCATCAGCTCTGTGTGATCCGAGCCCAGGGCATccccaggctgggctgctgcCCTAGCTCCTCTGTCCACCTCGTGGGCAGACAGATGCGAGATGCAATCTGACACCTGCCAGGGCTGTGAACTCAGTGGCTCCTCACACACAATCTGGTGCCAGCTGAGGTTGTGGGAGGAACCGTGAGCTTTGGGCCTAGGGCACAGTCTCCCACTTCCAACTGAAGGACTCTGGGAGGTGGAGGACCAGGGGGCCCCTTACCCCCAAGTCTGGGGTGAAAATTGAGtcccctcctctgtctcccacagtggtccTTTGGCGTGCTGCTGTGGGAACTGCTGACTCGAGGCGCCCCCCCGTACCCCCACATTGACCCTTTTGACCTCCCCAGCTTCCTGGCTCAGGGCCGGCGCCTGCCTCAGCCTGAGTATTGCCCCGATTCTCTGTGAGTAttcaggggtggggctggggtgggcgctGGGCTCCGAGGACAAGGAGGGGGCAGCAGACACAAGTCCCTCCTGGCTTTCTGACTGGCACTTTGGTTGACAAGGAAAGGCATCCTGagtaggcctcagtttccttctctgtggGCTCGttctgtccctcccaccccccagcgcAGGGCAAGATGCTGCGAAGGCCTCGTGGTTGCCATGGTAAC of Oryctolagus cuniculus chromosome 10, mOryCun1.1, whole genome shotgun sequence contains these proteins:
- the MST1R gene encoding macrophage-stimulating protein receptor isoform X2, which gives rise to MGLLPSPPLLLLLLLLPPPPAVPEAGGDRRCLRSPYEASRDFDVEYKLPSFSAGGPVQAMATFEGGADGSAVFVATRNRLQVLGPDLQSVGSLATGPAGDPGCQTCSACDPGSQDPPGDTDMQVLVLEPGLPALVSCGSSLQGRCFLHELELGGAVPHLAAPACLFSAHHNQPEDCPDCVASPLGTRVVVVEQGQASYFYVASSLDPAVAASFSPRSVSIRRLKADASGFEPGFPALSVLPKHLASYRIEYVHSFRAGAFVYLLTVQPTSVADAPGALHTRLARLNAAEPELGDYRELVLDCRFAPKRRRRGAAEGGQPFPVLRAAHSAPVGAQLATELSVPEGQEVLFGVFSTGKDGSPGSGLASVVCAFPIDLMDKLIDEGVERCCDSADHLALRRGLDFFQAPSLCPNPPDPPQPVPEAPSPNISCRHFPLLVSSTFQRVDLFNGLLGPVQVTALHVTRHGNVTVAHMGTTDGRILQVELARSLNYLLYVSNFSLGSSGQPIQRDVSRLGDYLLFASGDQVFQVPIRGPGCRHFLTCGRCLRAQRFMGCGWCGNVCGRQEECPGSWQQDHCPPELTEFYPHSGPLRGSTRLTLCGSNFYLHPSGLAPEGTYQVTVGHSPCQLLPKDTSHLSRVPRKDLAEELECELEPLGSQAVGTTNVSLTMTNMPPGKHFRINGTSVLGGFSFTEPVLTAVQPLFGPRAGGTCLTLEGRGLSVGSSRAVLLNGTECLLERVSEGQLVCATPPGAATASVPLRLQVGGAEVPGSWTFHYREDPVVLGISPNCGYTGSRVTIHGQHLTSAQYLVLSFNDGHRAVENKCEGRLPEQRQCHLPEYVVRGPQGWVTGSLSARGDGAAGFTLPGFRFLPPPHLPSADLAPLKPEERAIKFEYIGLGAVADCVDVNVTVGGESCQHELRGDVVVCPLPSSLQLDKDGAPLQVCVDGACHGLGRVVRPGPQGIPQSTLLGVLLALLVLVAALATALIFNYRWKKKQQVLSPNLDDLASLDQTPGAVALPLLRSGSDYRSGAAAPAGNESFSDSGDGTCVPLLQTESILLRDLDPALLAEVKDVLIPYKQVVTHSDQVIGKGHFGVVYHGEYTDKAQNRIHCAIKSLSRIADAQEVEAFLREGLLMRGLHHPNVLALIGIVLPPEGLPQVLLPYMHHGDLLQFIRSPQRNPTVKDLISFGLQVARGMEYLADQKFVHRDLAARNCMLDESFTVKVADFGLARDVLDKEYYSVQQHRHARLPVKWMALESLQTYRFTTKSDVWSFGVLLWELLTRGAPPYPHIDPFDLPSFLAQGRRLPQPEYCPDSLYLVMQRCWEADPAARPSFGVLVGEVEQVVAALLGDHYVQLSAAYVNLGPGASDEVKVLLEQPQPSPVHQHTWRPRPLSEPPRPT